The genomic segment ATTAAAACCAATATTTGATTCGGGAGCTTTAGCTTCTTCAATCTCATTAAAATTTCTTTCATATTTCTTAACACTTTCATGAAGCGCTTTAATCATCCTTTTGAAATGACTAGGGCTCATTACAATCCTTGAAGTTAAAATGCCACCTGGTGGTGAAACAAAGAAAAAATCTAAGATAAATTCTTCTTTTGTGTGCAAGACTTGCATCATGTTAGAATATTTGCCTTTTAAATCTTCGTTTTTCGCCTTAATATTAAGTTGTTTTTCTTGTGACATAATGATATTTTTAAAACTTTTATTTATTAACTACTTAACTGCTTTTACCTTTGCTGGTCTTAGTAATTTACCACGAACCGTATAGCCTTTTTGTATTTCTTCAATAATGATCCCTGACTCTTTTCCTTTTTCTTCTACCAGCTCAACAATCTCATGATATGCAGGATCAAACTTTTTTCCTAAAACCTCAATTGTTTCAATGCCGCTATTTTTTAAAAAATCTTGAAGCTGATTTTTAATCTGAAGCAGTCCTTTAATATTTTTATTACTTTTTGATTTTTCTGATATTTTCTTTTCAGCTATGTCAAAATTATCTAAGATCGGCAATAGTTTTAAAACCATACCTAAACTAGCATATTTTACAAGCTCTTCAATTTTTTTAAGCTCATCTTTTTTGTAATTAATAAAATCAGCTCTTTCTCTTTGCCAGCCAGCAAGATATTCTTTTTTTTGCTTTTCACAATCTTCTAATTTCTTATCAGTCTTTTTAATGTTTGTTTGTTTTTTCTTTGCCATGATTAATTAATATCTTCCAATAACTTTGTTAAAGAATTCATTAAACTAATGTTCCTATTATAATCCATTCTTTTGGGACCAAGCAGTGTTAAAATTGCTTCATTCTTATCTGGAAACAAGCATTTTGAAGTAATAACACTAAAATCATCAGCATCAGGTATTGGGTTTTCATTTCCAATAAAAATGCTTATCTCAGAATCAAGGTTAAAATCATCAATACTGTTTTCAAAGGTTTTTAAAAAACCAGCAAAAGAATGAACAAAATCTTTTTTTTCAAATTCAGGCTCTTTCAACACCTCTTCCCAACCCTCTTTCCAAATAAAATCTCTGTCAGAAAGATGTGCCATTGCTAAACTAGAAGAATTTATTGCTAAAAATCTCAATAGATGTGAAGCAAATCTTAAAACATCTTCACTTTGCTTTTCAATAACATTTTTAATCTCTAAAACATTGTCAAACTCCTCAATATCATTTTCAAACAATCTATTAACAAAGAATCTATAAGCTTTATCAGTAGGAACTCTTCCTGCTGAAGTATGGGGCTGATAAAGATATCCAAGTTCGGTTAACTTCTGCATATCATTTCTAATAGTTGCAGGGCAAATATCAAAATCATACTTTTTTTCTAATAATTTAGAGCTAATAGGCAAAACAGAATGAATATATTCTTTTACTATTGCATCAAGTATTAGTTTTTGACGCTCAGCTATCATATGGAAGATTATAACAATTAGCAGTCTGACTAGTCAAGTGATAATAATTGTTGTGGAATAAAGCGCCTCCTTGCTATATCTACATATGTCACATTCCCCCAATTTGTCGAGACAAAGTATAAACCATGGTTAAGTAAATAAAAAACGAAACCAAATAGCGGTTTCTTAATAACATAATTAGGTTTTGACAGGCTTAGCTTGCCAAAACTTTGGATAAAGAAGACAAGGCGGTTTTTCCTCTTTAATTCCCAATTTTTTGAAAATCTTTTTCCAAAATTCTTCAGATAGAGGAAATCTTGATCTAAGATATAACCAGTATTCCCTTGACAAAAGATTTGGGAGTGGCTGAATCAATTCGACGAAGTACCTTATCTTTTCTTTCTCTTCTTTCTCTTTTGAGTTCCAGTGTTCCTCTGATTTATTCGGAGGAATCAAAGGATACTTTTGAAAAAATTTATCAATAATTTCCAATATTTGTTCTTTCACTTAACATCACCTAGTGTACTGATTATATTATATCATATGAATAAATTTTGTCTAAGCTTAAATAACGATCATGGCTAAATGAATAAAAAAACTCTCTTCTTTGGCTTTTAAAGAAGAGGACAATCCTCTTTTTAAACTATTCAGTATTTATTAATAATCTTATCTAG from the Patescibacteria group bacterium genome contains:
- a CDS encoding nucleotide exchange factor GrpE, producing the protein MAKKKQTNIKKTDKKLEDCEKQKKEYLAGWQRERADFINYKKDELKKIEELVKYASLGMVLKLLPILDNFDIAEKKISEKSKSNKNIKGLLQIKNQLQDFLKNSGIETIEVLGKKFDPAYHEIVELVEEKGKESGIIIEEIQKGYTVRGKLLRPAKVKAVK
- a CDS encoding DUF3467 domain-containing protein, with amino-acid sequence MSQEKQLNIKAKNEDLKGKYSNMMQVLHTKEEFILDFFFVSPPGGILTSRIVMSPSHFKRMIKALHESVKKYERNFNEIEEAKAPESNIGFNV